ACTGAGCCTTGCCGAGGCAGTCCGTCCCCACCGCCCGGCGGGTGACGGACCGCGTCGTGAGGCGGGCACGGAACTCGTAGCAGCCCTCGTTCCACGCAGTCTGCTGGAGGGCGTTGACCTTGGCGAGAACGACGACCTCGGAGGACGGCCTCCGCACGCCGACCGGAACCGCCACCGGGTCATCGTGTGCGGGCCCGCCCATCGAGTCCGTCCTCGGCAGCGCGAGCGCGTCCGCCAACTCCCCGTCGGTCAGCCTTCCGTCGGCGAGGGCGTGGTCGATGCGGTGCTCGATCTTCCCGGCGCTCTCGTCGAGTTCGGCGCGCTGCGCGGCCTTCTGCCGCGCCTCCTCGGCGCGCCGGATGCGGTAACAGCCGTCCTGCGTCAGCTTCTTGGCGGTGACGGTGCGGGGCTTGTCCTGCACACGGAACTCGTAGCAGACCCGGCCTCGAAGGCTCGGACCCTTCAACAACCAAGCCAGGGTGACCAGTTGGCCGCTCTTCGTCTCGCGGTCCTGGATGTCGATGCCGTACGTCTGCCAGACCTCGGCGTCCTGCACACCCGTCAGCCCGTCCCGGGAGAGCGCCGCACGCAGTTCCGCGACGACGTCCTGGGCGACCTCCGCCGGACTCCGGAACACCGGCGCATACGGCCGGTCCCGGCAGACCTTCTCGGAGATCTCGTGGGCGGAGACGGAAGGCGGCACGATGTCGAAGCGGTAGCAGCCGGTGGCCTCGCCGCTGCCGCCGAGCCCGGGGCCCATACCCATGAACTCCGCCGTCACCGTCACCCGGGACCCCTGCCGCCGGATGTCCACGGCGCCCTTGCCCGTCGTCCGCACGGCCCGCTGGATCTCGGTGCCGAGCAGGGTCCCGTCGGCGGACGCCCGCACCAACCGGTTCTTCGACGCGGCCACGCCCTGCATCATGTTGTCGCGCGCCTGATCCTGCCACCGGCCGGGAGCCGTGCCGAGCCACACCACCGCACCGATCACCAGCACAAGTGCCGCCATCAGTACGCCCAGACACCCCTTGACCGCACATCCCCCGCGCGTCGCCATGACCGCAGATTGCCCCACCCCCGCCCCGGCGGCGGGGCCCGTGTCCCACACGTGATCGAACAGGGCCCCGTACGAGACGCGACCCCGTGCAGGACGCGCCGAGACGGACCGGTCAGCCGGGCAGCGCCGCCAGCAACCGCCGGTCGCGCGGGGCCGCCCCGCGGTCGAGCCGTGCGCCCAGCAGCCGCCGGGCCGCGTCACAACGACCGGCCGCGACAAGGGCGTACAGCAGCGTCTCCTCGACAACCTCGCGCTGCGCCGCGCTGCCGCCGACCTTGCGCAGGACCGGCAGAAGTGCGTCGAGTCCGCGCGCGGCCTCCTGGAACCGCTCCTCGACGAGCGCGGCGAACGCCTCGCACAGCGGCACGACCACCTCGCGCTGCACCGGATCGGCACCCGCGGCATGGTCGCGCAGCCGGGCGAGCGCCGCCAGGTCCCCGGCGGCGGCGAGGGCGACCGCCGCGTGCAGCGCCGTGAAGGCGGTCGCGGGCCGCTCCACCACCTCACGGGCCACCGTCTCCAGGACGTCCGCCGCGGGCACCTCCCCCCGCCAGCTGTCGCTCAGCCGGGCCCGCCACAGCAGCGACCCCGAGTCGACCAGGGCCCGCACCCCGCTCACCCGCCCCGGCGCGAGCTGCGCGAACCACCTCCTGCGTACGGCGGCGGGGTCGTCCAGAGCCAGTTCGTGCAGGGCGATGTGCCAGGAGAAGTGCGCCCGGTGGACCGCGCCCCGGCCCTGCCCCGACACCCAGGCGTCCAGCCAGTCACGGCCCTTGCGGTGCGCGCCCGACTCGTAGTGGACGTGCGCGAGCGCGTGCACGGCGTGGCCGGAGGCGGGCTCGGCGGCGAGCGCGCGGTGGGCCAGCTCGCCCGCCTCGTGGAAGCGGCCCTGCCCCTGGCGGAGGAAGGCGAGCAGCGAGGTGTGGAACCAGTGCCCGTCGTACGCCGGCGAGGTGCGCTCGACCAGGTGCAGCGCATAGGAGTCGTCGAGGTCGTTGATGCCGGAGAACGCGATGGTGGGCACGGCGGTGGCGAGGGCGAGCGCGTCGGCGGGGTACGCGTCGAGGTGGCGCAGCAGGGCCCGGTCGCCGCCCTCGTCGTGGACGCGGCGCGTGACGACGTCCACGAAGGAGCGCTCGCGCTCGTCGGCCCTCTCGCGCGCGCAGCGCCCGGCGTCGGCCAGCGCCCGGGGTACGTCGACGGCGGCACCGCACTCGTGGCCGAGCAGCGCGAGCGCGGCGTGCCCGAGGGCGAAGCCGGGGTCGAGGGCGACGGCCCGCCGGAAGGCGTCCTCGGCTCCGGCCCTGACCTTGAGGACCCGGTCCAGCCCGGCGCGGTGCGCGGCGGCCGCCTCGGCATGCGTGGACAGCCCGAGCCCGTGCGCGTCCACTGGACGGCGGTGCGGTCGTCGCCCGGCGCCGGCGGTCCGGGCGAGCGGGGCGAGCAACTCCTGTGCCAGCGCGGCCGCTTGGACCCGGATCTCCGGAATCGCCGTCGTCTCCCAGAGCTCGCCGCGACGCGGGGCGCCCAGCGTGTACAGCGGAAGCCGCGCACGACCCTCGGCGTCGAGGAGGCGGCCCTCGCGGGTGGCGACGCCCATGCCCAGCGGGCCGGCCACGGCCCAGCCGGAGTCGAGCAGCGAGCGCCACACGGGGTCGTCGAGACGCGTCCCGGGTCCGGTGCAGTCGATGACCCAACCCGCCCGAATTTCCCGGCCGTTGGAGAGCGTGACCGTGAGCCTGCCGTCCGCTGCCGCGCGGGCGTCCGTGATCCCGCCGGTGTGCACCCGCAGGCGGCGGGCGGTGCGGGCACGGGCCACCGACTCGGCGGTCGCGGGCGCCATCCGATGCCGATGGGTGTTCCACAGCGCGCCCTCGCGCTCCAGGAACGCGGCCCGTTCCTCGGGGGTGAGGCTGCGCCACAGGTGCGCGGTGTGCGGGCGCAGGCTGTCGAGGGCGGGGCGCCAGTCCCCGTGGGTGCGCACGGCCCTGCTGATGTGCCGGTAGACGGTCCTGCGCAGCCCGGAGAGCGAGATCCCCGAGGGTTCGGAGAGTCCTTCGGGCGCGGACATCGGTCCGGCGGGGCTCAGCGCGTGCGGCTGCGGCACCAGACCGCTGCGGGACACGGCGTGAACGGTGCGCCCGGCCCGGTCGAGAGTGAGCGCGAGGTCGATCGCGGTGAGTCCGGTACCGACCAGCAGTACGTCGGCGGTGTCACCGAGCGGCCCGTCCAGCGCGCCCGTCGCCCACGGGTCGGCGATCAGCTGCGGGGACGTGCGCAGCGCGGGCGGGGCCCAGGTGCTGCGCACGGCGGCGGGTCCGGTGGCGAGGACGACGCTGTCGGCGGTGAGGTGGCCCCCGTCGGCCAGTTGGAGTTCCACTCGGCCGTCGGAGGCGCCCGCGCAGCTCTCGGCGCGGGTGCGCAGCCTGCGTAGGGCGACGGTGCCGTGGGCGCGGACGATGGCCTGGCCGAGAGTGTCGGCCAGGTAGGCGCCGAACCGGTGGCGGGTGGCGAAGTCGGCCGCGGTGACGGTGGGTTCGCCGTGCCGGCACAGCCAGCGGGTGAAGTGTCCGGGGTCGTCGGGGTAGCAACTCATGCCGCCCGCAGGGACGTTGAGCCGATGCCGTGGGTCGCGCGTGGCATAGGCGGTGCCGCGGCCCGCTTCCGGCGCCGGGTCCACGAGGATCAGGTCGAGGGGAGTCCGGCGGCGGGTCGCCGTCTCGCACAGCTGGACGGCGGTCAGGGTGCCTGCCGCGCCCGCTCCGACGACGGCGACGGTGTGCCGCTTGCGGACTTCGGTCACGAATACCTCCGGCGGTGATGTGCTGCGAAGACCGGCGACCCGGTCGACCTCCCTACTCTGTTCACATTCTGAGACCGCCCGACAACAGCGCTTTCAGGCCTTCTCTCCGGGTGTTCTCACAGGAATCTCAGGCAAGGCCCTGGGGATTCAAAGGATCAAAACATGTAGGAGGCGCACGATGCACCCGCATAGGTGGACATCTCAGGAAGGCCTGCCGTGGGCGTCTCGCACATATCCAACCGGTCCGACCGACAGCCGGAGAGGTGGTCCCGGCGCGGGATCCTCGCCGTGCTCGGGGTCGTACCGGCCGTCGTTCTGACCGGTTGCAGCAGTTCGGCCGGCGCCTCGGAGGGATCGGCGAAGGCGAGTACACCCGCCCAGACCGCGGCGGCGAAGAAGCCGGTCGTCACGGTGGCCCCCGCGAACGGCACGAAGAAGGCCGGTTTCGACAGCCCGGTCGAGGTCACCGTGACCGACGGCACGCTGTCGACCGTGAAGGTCACCGGCAACGACGGATCCACGCTCGCCGGTTCCTTCAACGACGCCCGGACCAGGTGGACCTCCACCAGGAACCCGTACTCGGGCACCGAGTACACGGTCACGGCGCAGGCACAGGGAGCCGCCGAGGAGAGCGCGAGCTTCACCACCAAGGCGCCCGGCGAGACATTCGTGGGCTACTTCACGCCCGAGGCGGACTCGACCTCCGGCGTGGGCATGCCCGTGTCGATCAACTTCACCGAGGCCGTCAAGGACCGGGCCGCCGTACAGAAGGCCATCACGGTGACGGCGGAGCCCGCGGTCGAGGTGGTCGGCCACTGGTTCAGCGACACCCGGCTGGACTTCCGGCCCGAGGAGTACTGGGCCGCGGGCACGAAGATCACGCTGAGCCTGCGGCTGAAGGACGTCGAGGGCGCGGACGGCGTCTACGGCACGCAGTCCAAGGACGTCACGTTCCACATCGGCCGCTCGCAGATCAGCACGGTCGACCTGGCGGCGAAGACGATGACGGTGCAGCGGGACGGCGCGACGTCCGCGACCTACCCGGTCACCGGTGGCGACTCCGACCACACCACCTGGTCCGGGATCATGGTGATCAGCGAGCGGTTCAAGCAGACCCGGATGGAGTCCTCGACGGTCGGCCTGGGCGACGAGTACGACATCAAGGACGTCCCGCACGCCCAGCGCCTGACCACCTCCGGCACCTTCGTGCATGGCAACTACTGGGCCTCCACCTCGGTGTTCGGCCACACCAACGCCAGCCACGGCTGCGTCGGCCTGCACGACGCGAAGGGCGCGAACGACAGCTCCGTGGCGGGCTACAAGTTCTACAAGAGCTCGATGCTCGGTGACGTGGTCGTCGTGAAGAACTCGGGCGAGGAGACCGTGGACCCGGCCAACGGCCTGAACGGCTGGAACCTTTCCTGGGCGGACTGGAAGGCGGGGAGCGCCCTGTAGTCGCACCCGCCGGAAACCGCGGACCGGGTCGGCTGGTCGTCCGAAGGGCAGTCGGCTAGTCGTCCGAAGGGCAGGGGAACTGCCCGTCGGGCCCCCAGTGGGTGACGGGAGCCATGCTGACGGAGACCGCTCCGCACGTCAGGTCCGTCCTGATGACGCTCTGAGGGGTGATCTCCCGGACGTGGAACTCCTTGTTCGGCGGGAATTTGCGGCCGTTTCCCAGGCTGATGATGCCCGATTCGCCGACGTAATCCCTGACCCCGTACTTCTGCAGGTAGGTGACGACCGCGCTGGGGGTGAATTCCGGGTCCGTGTCATAGATGTCGTCCATGGCGCCGAAGAGGATGTTGACGGCGTCGTAGCCGGCCGCCGCGTCGGCGTCCGGGTTCTTGTCGAATGCCTTTTTGAGACTGCCGGCGAAGGAACCCGACGGGTCGGGGCTGCTGAACTGGTTGTAGAACAGCGTCAGCGCGCTGTATTTCTGCGCCATGAGGTGCCGGTTCAGGATGAGGTCCGGGGCGGGACTCTCGGCGAGCACCGCCACCCGTCCCTTGCGCGTACGGCATTCCCGGTCGCCCTGGAGGTAGTGGAACAGGTCGTGCATGACGCCGGAGCGGCTCGCGAAGAGGACGAACCCGTCGGTCTTGCGGACCAGCGTGCAGACGTTCGCGGCGACCTCGGGGGACTGGTCCCCGCGGATGGATTCGGTGTACGGCACCTCGTGGGTGTCGCCCATGCCGCGGTAGGCGGCCTCGAAGCGATGAGCCAGGTCGGCGCTGAAGTACCGGTCGCTGGGGTCGAAGACGACGATGGCCGGTGGCCCCGGCCGCCCGGCGGACGGCTTGGTCACCGCGCGCAGCCGGGGCGAGTGCAGGGCGAAGGACGCCATGCCGCGGGCGATGTAGGCGTCCGGTGGCGAGATCTGGAAGTAGGACACCGGGGAGTCGCCCTCGACCATGGGCTGCCCGGAGACGCCCGTGCCGAGCACGGGGATGCCGGACTCGCCCAGTTCGATGGCCGCCTGCAACGACTCGGGGCGGCTCTGGGTGAGGCCGATGACCGCGGAGATGTTGTCGCGCCGGGCCCGCGAGACGATCATCCCGGCGACGTCCACGGAGGTGGGGTTGGTCTTGTTCAGGCCCTGGTGCGAGCCGTAGGTGAAGTACTCCCCCGCGTTCGCGATCAGCAGCCGGACCGGCACCTGGGACTTCAGCCGCAGGGAGTTGACCTGCTTTTGTGCGAGCAGTGCGCCGCGCAGCATCTGGATGCCGGTCGGCACTGCGCGCCGGGACTGGGAGCCCACGCTCAGCGGTGCGAAGAACACCAGGGTGCGGTACGGACCATGGCGGTCCACCTCCTGGTTCTGGCGCCGGAGCACCTCTTCCAGGGGCTTCAGTTCGGAGGCGTACAGGCCCGTCGCGAGTTCGCAGCCGTCCGTACCGTCGGTCAGGCCCACCATCTCGCCGGTCGCCACCGGCGTGCACGAGTCCGGAGTGGTCGGCCGGGCCGCGACGAAGGCACCGGTGGTGGCGACCACCGTCGCCACCAGGGCGGCGACCACCGGACGCGCCCAGTCCCGCCAACGGTTGGGCCGGGAGCGGACCTTGCGGTGGACCGCCACCCAGTCGGCCGCCGCGCCGTCGTCGGCGTGCCGGGAGACGGGCACGAGGTAGGCGCCCTCGACCTGCCGTCCCGCCGCTGCCGCCGCGAAGACGGCGCCGATGCCCTGCGCGCGGGCGCGCGTGCCCTGCTGAGGGACCTCGGCGGCGTACGAGGGGATGTCCGTGGTGGCGGCCGCCAGCACCAGTACGGGACAGGAGGGCACGTCCCGCTCGACCGCGACGAAGGTGTCGAGGAGCTTGCGGCTGAGGGAACCCTCGCTGCCGAGGGCGGGCAGCAGCAGGACGAAGGGCCACGACCGCCGCGGCCGTCGGGGGCTCAGCAGCGCCGGACGGGACGCCGCGGCCAGGTCGTGCAGAAGGGCGGTGAGCAGGACCTGGCGCACCACCGCCTCGTCCCGCGGCACGGTGGCCGCGCCGTCGGCGACTCGGTCCCGGGAGCGTTCCCGCAGGACCACCGCCGCATTGAGGAAGCTCCGCCCGGGCTCCCCCAGCAGCCGGCCCACCCACTGCATCCGGCGTCCGCGGTTGATGCGGAATCCGTACCACCGTCTCCACAGCCACGCCACGGGCGCGCCCACCACCTTGGCGACGGCCGCCCATCCTTTGGGGGCGATCGCCTCACCGACGGCGCCGGCCTCGCTTCCCCACCCGAAGGTCCACGCGTACTTTCCGTAGAGGACGTCCCGAATGGCTCGCTGTTCCTCGTCCGCGTCCTCCGGGGGCAGATCGGCCTGGAGGACCGACAGGCAGATGTCGAACTCGGTGCGCCGCAGTTTTCCGGCGCCGTCCGGCATGGTCGAACGGAACTGCCGTGCCACGTGGCGGAGCAGCATGACATGCGCACTGCCGGTGGTGGCGCATTCCTCGGGCGGGACGGGCAGTCGCGCCTCGTCCACGATCGCGTGCGGGACGAGACTCGGGATGTGCCCCGACTCTCCTGCCGCCGACCTGAGCAGCCGCTGCCGGTAGAAGGTGAGCAGGTCCGCGAGGTCCGGATCGGCCTCCGGCACCGAGGCGTCGCCGACGGCTTCCCGGACGAACACCAGGGCGGGAATACGCGCTTTTCGTGAGCGCCGCCGAAACGGAATTCCCGCATACCGGTCGACGATGACTTTGTCCGTCGCTCTCAGTACATCGTGAAATGACTTGGGCAGGACAAGACCCGCGTTTTCCCCGGAAGGAGAAGGTGCCATCAGTTCCTCCGAATGACGTGGAGGCGGGTCACCTTACGGGTCCGGATGAGCGGTCCCACGACCGTTAATTGGTTTTTTCTCCTCCCTGATCGAATGTGATCGGCCGATTGAGAGAAAGGACGGAGACGGCGACCCGACCTGTCTGATCCCCGGGTTCCGCCACGGGAGCGCGCACCGCCACGAAGGGCGCCGCAACGGCAACCGGAACATGTCCGGATGAAGCACCACCGAACCGACGCGCCCCGCACCCGCCGCCCTCACCTTCACCACCTGAACTCCCGTGCAGCGAAAGGACTTTCTCGGCTTTACCTCTTGACGACCGGAGTGACAGAGAGCACATTGGCCGCGCAGCTGCGATGAGAGCGCTCTCATATACACCCGCGCACCCCCACTCCGTACCCGAAGAGGCACCCATGAGTGAAACTTCCGGCGCACCTGTCAGACGTGGTCCCTTGCGGCGCGTCCTCGTCGCCGTCGTCGGCACCCTGAGCCTGGCGGCGGCCGCGGCCACGGCGGCGACCCTCCCCGCGAACGCGTCCGCACCCACGCCGCCGTCCGGCTGGTCCCAGGTCTTCGTCGACGACTTCAACGGAGCCGCCGGCTCCGGCGTGAACACCGCCAACTGGCAGTACGACACCGGCACCAGCTATCCGGGCGGCGCCGCCAACTGGGGCACCGGCGAGGTCGAGACGATGACCTCCTCCACCAACAACGTGTCCCTCGACGGCAACGGAAACCTCCGGATCACGCCGCTGCGCGACTCCTCCGGCCACTGGACGTCGGGCCGCATCGAGACCAACCGCACCGACTTCCAGCCGCCGGCCGGCGGCAAGCTGCGCGTCGAGTCGCGGCTGCAGATGCCGAATGTCACCGGTGCCGCCGCCAAGGGCTATTGGCCCGCGTTCTGGATGCTGGGCGCCCCCTACCGCGGCAACTACCAGAACTGGCCCGGCGTCGGCGAGCTGGACATCATGGAGAACGTCCAGGGCCTCAACACCGACTGGGCCACCATGCACTGTGGCACGAACCCGGGCGGCCCCTGCAACGAGACGTCCGGCATCGGCGGTTCGACGGCCTGCGCGGGCGCGACGTGTCAGGCGGGCTTCCACACGTACGCGATGGAGTGGGACCGCTCGACGAGCCCCGAGGAGGTCCGCTTCTACCTGGACGGCGTCAACTTCCACACGGTGAAGGCCAATCAGGTCGACGCGACGACCTGGGCGAACGCCACCAACCACGGCTACTTCGTCATCCTGAACGTCGCGATGGGCGGCGGCTTCCCGGACGCCTTCGGCGGCGGCCCCGACAGCGGAACCGAGCCCGGCCACCCGCTGGTCGTGGACTACGTCCAGGTGCTCCAGTCGAGTGGGAGCGGTACCACGCCCCCGCCGACCGGCAACCGCGACGCGTACAGCGCCATCCAGGCCGAGTCGTACGACAGCCAGTCGGGCAGCAGCACGGAGAGCACCTCGGACACCGGCGGCGGCCAGAACATCGGCTCGCTGGCCAACGGCGACTGGGCGCTCTACAAGGGCGTCAACTTCGGCTCCACAGCCGCCAAGCAGTTCTATGCACGGGTCGCGAGCGGTGCGGCGGGCGGGGTCAGCGGACTGGTCGAGGTGCGCCTCGACAGCCGTACGAGCTCACCCATCGGCAGCTTCTCGGTGGCCAACACCGGGGGCTGGCAGAGCTGGAAGACCACCCCGGCGAACATCAGCAGCGTCACCGGCACCCACGACGTCTATCTGACCTTCACCAGCGGCCAGCCGGCCGACTTCGTGAACGTCAACTGGTTCGACTTCGGTCACTGAGACGAGTAGCTGAAGGGGCGGGTCCCGGCCGAGTGCCGGGACCCGCCCCTCTGCGCGTTTCGCCGTTGCGCGTTCCACCTGCGCCCGTTTCACCAGGGGTTTCTTCAAGGCGTGAACTCCCCTAAGGCGAAAGGACTTTCCCGGCTTCACCTCTTGACGGCCGGAGTGGTAGAGAGCACATTGGCCCCGCAGCTACTTGAGAGCGCTCTCAAAAACACCCGCGCACCTCACTCCGTACCCGAAGAGGCACCCATGAGTGGCACTTCCGGAACGACCAGCACATCCAGCACATCCAGCACGTCCGGCAGCCGCGGCCCGCTGCGGCGCGTGCTCGTCGCCGTGCTCGGCACACTGAGCCTCGCGGCCGCCGCGGCGACAGCCGCGATCCTGCCCGCGAACGCCTCCGCTCCCCCACCCCCCTCCGGCTGGTCCCAGGTCTTCCTCGACGACTTCAACGGCGCCGCCGGAACGGGCGTCAACACCGCCAACTGGCAGTACACGACGGGCACGAGCTATCCCGGCGGACCCGCGGGCTTCGGCACCGGCGAGGTCGAGACGATGACGAACAGCACCAACAACGTCTCGCTCGACGGCGCCGGAAACCTGCGGATCACGCCGCGCCGCGACGGTGCGGGGAACTGGACCTCGGGCCGCATCGAGACGACGCGCTCCGACTTCCAGCCGCCCGCCGGCGGCAAACTGCGCGTCGAGGCGCGCCTGCAGATGCCGAACGTGACCGGCGCCGCCGCCAAGGGCTACTGGCCCGCGTTCTGGATGCTGGGCGCCCCCTACCGCGGCAACTGGTGGAACTGGCCCGGCGTCGGCGAGCTGGACATCATGGAGAACGTGCAGGGCATCAACAACGAGTGGGCCACGATGCACTGCGGCACCAGCCCGGGCGGCCCCTGCAACGAGAAGTCCGGCATCGGCGGCCAGAAGGTCTGCGAGGGCACGACCTGCCAGGGCGGCTTCCACACCTACGCCGTCGAGTGGGACAAGTCGACCAGCCCCCAGCAGATGCGCTTCTACCTCGACGGCGTCAACTTCCACACGGTGAGCCAGAACCAGGTCGACGCGACGACCTGGACGAACGCCACCGACCACGGCTTCTTCGTCATCCTGAACGTCGCGATGGGCGGCGAGTTCCCGGCAGCCTTCGGCGGCGGCCCCGACGGCAGCACCGACCCCGGCCACCCGCTCGTGGTCGACTACGTCCAGGTGCTCCAGTCGACCGGCGGCGGTGGCGACACGACCCCGCCGCCCACCACTCCTCCCCCCACGACCCCGCCGCCCTCCGGCAACCGTGACGCCTACAGCGCCATCCAGGCCGAGTCGTACGACGGCCAGGCGGGTGTGGGCACGGAGACCACCACCGACTCCGGCGGCGGACAGAACATCAGCACGCTCGCGAACGGCGACTACGCGCTCTTCAAGGGCGTCAACTTCGGCTCCACAGCGGCCCATCAGTTCTACGGCCGGGTCGCGAGCGGCGCAGCGGGCGGCGTCAGCGGTCTCGTGGAGGTGCGCCTCGACAGCCGTACCAGCGCGCCGATCGGCAGTTTCGCGGTGGCGGGCACCGGGGGCTGGCAGAGCTGGAAGACGGTCCCGGCGAACATCAGCTCCGTCACCGGCACCCACGACGTCTATCTGACCTTCACCAGCGGCCAGCCGGCCGACTTCGTGAACCTCAACTGGTTCGACTTCGGTCACTGACAAGGGAGTTGACCCATGACCACAAGCTCCCCGGTCAGGCCGAGGCCGCCACGCGCCGAGGCCGGTCGGCTGATGACCGCCGTCCTGGCCGCCCTCCTCACGGTGCTGGCGCTCGGCCTGGCCGGGGCGGTTCCCGCGAGGGCCGCCGCCGACTACAGCCAGGGCGTCACCGCGACCGGGTCCGACTCGGTCCGGATCTGGTTCCAGCCGACCACACCCGCGTCGCTCGTCGACGTGCACTACCTGTCCCCGGCCGCCGGCCAGCAGAACTTCCGGATGACGAACAACGCGGGCACCTGGCAGCAGAACGTCAGCGGCCTGCCGAGCGGATTCACGCTGCAGTACTGGTTCACGTACGAGAAGAACGGCCCGCTCTACGACACCCCGCACTTCACCTGCACCGTCGGCGGCGGAGGTGGGGGCGGCGGTGGCGGAGGGGGCGGCGGAACCGGCAGCTTCCCGATCACCTTCCAGAACAACACCCGTGGCACGTACGCCAATTCACAGGTCTACGTCACCGTCCTCGGACAGGTGACGCCCGGCCAGTGGTCGTACATGAAGTCCGACGGGACCATGGCCCACATCAACCACCTGGACGCGAGCGCCCCCGGCCATCTCACCAAGAACGGCGTGAACTATCCGAACATGTCGTTCACGCTGACCCAGTCCGGCGGCTCGGTCCCCTCCCCCACGTCGATCCGGGGCGGCCGGATCTACGTCTCGCTCGGCGCCCCGATGTACATCCCGGTCTCCCCCGACGACCAGGGCTGGGGCGGCCCCGACCTGCGCAACCCCGGGGACCCCAACACGGACGTCTACTACGACTGGTACGAGTACACGTACGTCGCCGGTCAGGTGGCCTTCGGCGGCAACACC
Above is a genomic segment from Streptomyces sp. R21 containing:
- a CDS encoding glycoside hydrolase family 64 protein, with translation MTTSSPVRPRPPRAEAGRLMTAVLAALLTVLALGLAGAVPARAAADYSQGVTATGSDSVRIWFQPTTPASLVDVHYLSPAAGQQNFRMTNNAGTWQQNVSGLPSGFTLQYWFTYEKNGPLYDTPHFTCTVGGGGGGGGGGGGGGTGSFPITFQNNTRGTYANSQVYVTVLGQVTPGQWSYMKSDGTMAHINHLDASAPGHLTKNGVNYPNMSFTLTQSGGSVPSPTSIRGGRIYVSLGAPMYIPVSPDDQGWGGPDLRNPGDPNTDVYYDWYEYTYVAGQVAFGGNTTQVDQFGFPMTSHLTQTSSGYDTTRGITLTRAQVMSQYAASAGAAFRPLQNTYRIIAPRSSNLFLAGGSQANYLQSYVDQTWSYYSTHPFKLTRLGETFSGQVNGTTLTFTKNGAGPFTLQKPSSPDVVACAGALASGSDPEKQLGAEFCAAFNRGVALDTSTWYTPSAYYTGGVKNDYAGFFHTVGLDRRAYGFPYDDINDQSSVQILGNSNPPTGLTLGIGW
- a CDS encoding FAD/NAD(P)-binding protein — encoded protein: MTEVRKRHTVAVVGAGAAGTLTAVQLCETATRRRTPLDLILVDPAPEAGRGTAYATRDPRHRLNVPAGGMSCYPDDPGHFTRWLCRHGEPTVTAADFATRHRFGAYLADTLGQAIVRAHGTVALRRLRTRAESCAGASDGRVELQLADGGHLTADSVVLATGPAAVRSTWAPPALRTSPQLIADPWATGALDGPLGDTADVLLVGTGLTAIDLALTLDRAGRTVHAVSRSGLVPQPHALSPAGPMSAPEGLSEPSGISLSGLRRTVYRHISRAVRTHGDWRPALDSLRPHTAHLWRSLTPEERAAFLEREGALWNTHRHRMAPATAESVARARTARRLRVHTGGITDARAAADGRLTVTLSNGREIRAGWVIDCTGPGTRLDDPVWRSLLDSGWAVAGPLGMGVATREGRLLDAEGRARLPLYTLGAPRRGELWETTAIPEIRVQAAALAQELLAPLARTAGAGRRPHRRPVDAHGLGLSTHAEAAAAHRAGLDRVLKVRAGAEDAFRRAVALDPGFALGHAALALLGHECGAAVDVPRALADAGRCARERADERERSFVDVVTRRVHDEGGDRALLRHLDAYPADALALATAVPTIAFSGINDLDDSYALHLVERTSPAYDGHWFHTSLLAFLRQGQGRFHEAGELAHRALAAEPASGHAVHALAHVHYESGAHRKGRDWLDAWVSGQGRGAVHRAHFSWHIALHELALDDPAAVRRRWFAQLAPGRVSGVRALVDSGSLLWRARLSDSWRGEVPAADVLETVAREVVERPATAFTALHAAVALAAAGDLAALARLRDHAAGADPVQREVVVPLCEAFAALVEERFQEAARGLDALLPVLRKVGGSAAQREVVEETLLYALVAAGRCDAARRLLGARLDRGAAPRDRRLLAALPG
- a CDS encoding glycoside hydrolase family 16 protein, whose translation is MSGTSGTTSTSSTSSTSGSRGPLRRVLVAVLGTLSLAAAAATAAILPANASAPPPPSGWSQVFLDDFNGAAGTGVNTANWQYTTGTSYPGGPAGFGTGEVETMTNSTNNVSLDGAGNLRITPRRDGAGNWTSGRIETTRSDFQPPAGGKLRVEARLQMPNVTGAAAKGYWPAFWMLGAPYRGNWWNWPGVGELDIMENVQGINNEWATMHCGTSPGGPCNEKSGIGGQKVCEGTTCQGGFHTYAVEWDKSTSPQQMRFYLDGVNFHTVSQNQVDATTWTNATDHGFFVILNVAMGGEFPAAFGGGPDGSTDPGHPLVVDYVQVLQSTGGGGDTTPPPTTPPPTTPPPSGNRDAYSAIQAESYDGQAGVGTETTTDSGGGQNISTLANGDYALFKGVNFGSTAAHQFYGRVASGAAGGVSGLVEVRLDSRTSAPIGSFAVAGTGGWQSWKTVPANISSVTGTHDVYLTFTSGQPADFVNLNWFDFGH
- a CDS encoding Ig-like domain-containing protein, which codes for MGVSHISNRSDRQPERWSRRGILAVLGVVPAVVLTGCSSSAGASEGSAKASTPAQTAAAKKPVVTVAPANGTKKAGFDSPVEVTVTDGTLSTVKVTGNDGSTLAGSFNDARTRWTSTRNPYSGTEYTVTAQAQGAAEESASFTTKAPGETFVGYFTPEADSTSGVGMPVSINFTEAVKDRAAVQKAITVTAEPAVEVVGHWFSDTRLDFRPEEYWAAGTKITLSLRLKDVEGADGVYGTQSKDVTFHIGRSQISTVDLAAKTMTVQRDGATSATYPVTGGDSDHTTWSGIMVISERFKQTRMESSTVGLGDEYDIKDVPHAQRLTTSGTFVHGNYWASTSVFGHTNASHGCVGLHDAKGANDSSVAGYKFYKSSMLGDVVVVKNSGEETVDPANGLNGWNLSWADWKAGSAL
- a CDS encoding glycoside hydrolase family 16 protein, whose protein sequence is MSETSGAPVRRGPLRRVLVAVVGTLSLAAAAATAATLPANASAPTPPSGWSQVFVDDFNGAAGSGVNTANWQYDTGTSYPGGAANWGTGEVETMTSSTNNVSLDGNGNLRITPLRDSSGHWTSGRIETNRTDFQPPAGGKLRVESRLQMPNVTGAAAKGYWPAFWMLGAPYRGNYQNWPGVGELDIMENVQGLNTDWATMHCGTNPGGPCNETSGIGGSTACAGATCQAGFHTYAMEWDRSTSPEEVRFYLDGVNFHTVKANQVDATTWANATNHGYFVILNVAMGGGFPDAFGGGPDSGTEPGHPLVVDYVQVLQSSGSGTTPPPTGNRDAYSAIQAESYDSQSGSSTESTSDTGGGQNIGSLANGDWALYKGVNFGSTAAKQFYARVASGAAGGVSGLVEVRLDSRTSSPIGSFSVANTGGWQSWKTTPANISSVTGTHDVYLTFTSGQPADFVNVNWFDFGH